From the genome of Longimicrobiaceae bacterium, one region includes:
- a CDS encoding ribose-phosphate pyrophosphokinase, whose protein sequence is MHDELKTGDLMMLAGSANRPLAEEIARCMEIPLGKVTSRRFADGEIFVRIDENVRGRDLYIVQPTSPPADNIMELLLLIDAARRASAARITAVIPYFGYARQDRKDQPRVAIGAKLVANMITTAGADRVLSVDFHQHQLQGFFDIPVDHLYAAPVLTRYFRDKNLTNLVVVAPDVGSAKMARGFAKRLGGSIGIIDKRRPTANVAEVMNVIGEVDGKDCLLPDDMIDTAGTMAEAVRALKARGARDVYCCASHALLSGPAVERLMDAPLKELVVTNTIAIPEEKHFDRLTVLSVADLIARAVRYTHYNQSVSALFEM, encoded by the coding sequence ATGCACGACGAGTTGAAGACCGGCGACCTGATGATGCTGGCGGGCTCGGCCAACCGGCCGCTCGCCGAAGAGATCGCGCGCTGCATGGAGATCCCGCTCGGCAAGGTCACCAGCCGCCGCTTCGCGGACGGCGAGATCTTCGTGCGCATCGACGAGAACGTGCGCGGGCGCGACCTCTACATCGTGCAGCCCACCAGCCCGCCGGCCGACAACATCATGGAGCTGCTGCTCCTGATCGACGCGGCGCGCCGGGCCAGCGCGGCGCGCATCACCGCCGTCATCCCGTATTTCGGCTACGCGCGCCAGGACCGCAAGGACCAGCCGCGCGTGGCCATCGGGGCCAAGCTGGTGGCGAACATGATCACCACCGCCGGCGCCGACCGCGTGCTGAGCGTGGACTTCCACCAGCACCAGCTGCAGGGCTTCTTCGACATCCCGGTCGACCACCTGTACGCCGCGCCGGTGCTCACGCGCTACTTCCGCGACAAGAACCTCACCAACCTGGTGGTCGTGGCGCCCGACGTGGGCTCGGCGAAGATGGCGCGCGGGTTCGCGAAGCGGCTGGGGGGCAGCATCGGCATCATCGACAAGCGCCGGCCCACGGCCAACGTGGCCGAGGTCATGAACGTGATCGGCGAGGTGGACGGCAAGGACTGCCTGCTTCCCGACGACATGATCGACACCGCCGGGACCATGGCCGAAGCCGTGCGCGCCCTCAAGGCCCGCGGCGCCCGCGACGTGTACTGCTGCGCCAGCCACGCGCTGCTCAGCGGCCCCGCCGTGGAGCGGCTGATGGACGCGCCGCTCAAGGAGCTGGTGGTGACCAACACCATCGCGATCCCCGAAGAGAAGCACTTCGACCGGCTGACGGTGCTCTCGGTGGCCGACCTGATCGCGCGCGCCGTGCGCTACACCCACTACAACCAGTCGGTGAGCGCGCTCTTCGAGATGTAG
- the pth gene encoding aminoacyl-tRNA hydrolase: MAGLKVIVGLGNPGREYSMTRHNVGWWLLDSLLDAWKLGRFRQEKNAAVAAGRVEPHAVRLIKPLTYMNLSGGAIAQYKRMNAVDLGKDMLVLVDDVALEPGQVRFRPGGSAGGHNGLKSIEQTLGTKEYPRLRIGVGAKPPQMDLAAYVLAPPSRADRQAILDRFPDLLDGVQLWMDQGIEAAMNRYNS, translated from the coding sequence TTGGCCGGGCTCAAGGTGATCGTGGGGCTGGGAAATCCTGGCCGCGAGTATTCGATGACGCGCCACAACGTAGGATGGTGGCTGCTGGATTCGCTGCTCGACGCGTGGAAGCTGGGCCGCTTCCGCCAGGAGAAGAACGCCGCGGTCGCGGCCGGGCGCGTGGAGCCGCACGCCGTCCGGCTCATCAAGCCGCTCACGTACATGAACCTGAGCGGCGGCGCCATCGCGCAGTACAAGCGCATGAACGCCGTCGACCTGGGCAAGGACATGCTGGTGCTGGTGGACGACGTGGCGCTGGAGCCGGGCCAGGTCCGCTTTCGTCCCGGCGGCAGCGCGGGCGGCCACAACGGCCTCAAGTCCATTGAGCAGACGCTGGGCACCAAGGAGTACCCGCGCCTCCGCATCGGCGTGGGCGCCAAACCACCGCAGATGGATCTCGCCGCGTACGTCCTCGCGCCCCCCTCCCGCGCCGACCGCCAGGCCATCCTCGACCGCTTCCCCGATCTGCTCGACGGCGTCCAGCTCTGGATGGACCAGGGCATCGAAGCCGCCATGAACCGCTACAACTCCTAA
- a CDS encoding 50S ribosomal protein L25 produces the protein MAATLNAQPRENAGKGAARKLRAAGKVPAVLYGHGDANVPITVDAHELEKLLAGISIENTVFSLAVEGGVTTDVLIREVQGDPVRPIILHVDFLQLHAGETLTLQVPLHLAGTPAGVRDAGGVLDHVLYEIEVECLPRDIPATVDVDVSGMGVGESIRVRDLNLPNVKILTDGDLAIASVLSPTVRGTDEAAEGAESEGEA, from the coding sequence ATGGCCGCTACACTGAACGCGCAGCCCCGCGAGAACGCCGGGAAGGGCGCCGCGCGCAAGCTCCGCGCGGCAGGAAAGGTCCCCGCCGTCCTCTACGGACACGGCGACGCGAACGTCCCCATCACCGTGGACGCCCACGAGCTGGAGAAGCTCCTCGCCGGCATCAGCATCGAGAACACCGTCTTCTCGCTCGCGGTGGAAGGCGGCGTCACCACCGACGTCCTCATCCGCGAGGTGCAGGGCGACCCGGTGCGCCCCATCATCCTGCACGTCGACTTCCTGCAGCTGCACGCGGGCGAGACGCTCACCCTCCAGGTCCCGCTCCACCTGGCCGGCACCCCGGCGGGCGTGCGCGACGCTGGCGGCGTGCTGGACCACGTGCTGTACGAGATCGAGGTGGAGTGCCTGCCGCGCGACATCCCGGCCACGGTGGACGTGGACGTGAGCGGCATGGGCGTGGGCGAGTCCATCCGCGTGCGCGACCTGAACCTGCCCAACGTGAAGATCCTCACCGACGGCGACCTGGCCATCGCCTCCGTGCTGTCGCCCACCGTGCGCGGCACGGACGAGGCGGCCGAGGGCGCCGAGTCCGAGGGCGAGGCGTAA